In Fibrobacter sp. UWB2, the following are encoded in one genomic region:
- the secA gene encoding preprotein translocase subunit SecA: MSIVDTVLHKIFGTPHERKVKQLRPVIAKIHEACKALATLDDAELAAKSAEFREKLNNGATLDDIKVDAFAVCREACDRRLGIFNIFKPEFGFDFSRLGPELQEAVNKAKAELESGKNEWEVYLPAALYAKVRELYPDSVKPFRMLPFDVQMIGGLVLHEGAIAEMATGEGKTLAAALPVYLNGLSGHGVHVVTVNDYLAGRDAKQMGMVYKFLGLTVGLIVNGLNPEQRRESYNSDVTYGTNNEFGFDYLRDNMAVEPNQLVQRELNFCIVDEVDSILIDEARTPLIISGPAEDATEKYAKANEISKQLVKNKDFSVDEKDKNIQFTEKGVLHIQDLMHITNLYGEHADWVHFLDNALRAWYLFEKDVDYIVRDGEIIIVDENTGRLMEGRRYSNGIHQAIEAKEGVQIRRENQTLATITFQNYFRMYKKLSGMTGTAETEATEFIKIYNMNTWVIPTNKPCIRKDLQDLVYKSEDAKWRAIVAEIKERHAKGQPLLVGTASIEKSEILHGMLEKEGIPHEVLNAKNHGREAEIIQYAGHKDKVTIATNMAGRGTDIALGPGVTELGGLHVLGTERHESRRIDNQLRGRSGRQGDPGSSQYFLSLDDNLMRIFGGDNVKNLMNRFGVGEDEVITHPIVSRSIRGAQRRVESQSFDIRKHLLDYDNVMNEQRKVIYGLRRRILNGEDIRDEIMNRIEDACDIKVSNYIPEKSYAEQWNLEGLHEDLQRTLGMEYNLSLEDAVSKTPEQVLDEIIDLCKVRYDKLTKIIPDADFRNIERRFLLMTIDQVWKEHLYAMDQLKDAIRFHGYAQKDPLMVYKNDGFKMFESCMEKIATLTALRILNIRITLPNGVTVSPDQLQLKSQEQIDAERKAAEEAAAAAGNAGEVNASESADAQPSQESAEQLSAEGAKAAGLAGQAASSETNALSEDQQAQPMPQSALPGTRPNRAAANAALAAAVKRAQQQAGAKLGRNDLCWCGSGLKYKKCHGKDVE, from the coding sequence ATGAGCATTGTAGATACAGTACTCCATAAGATTTTTGGTACACCTCATGAACGTAAGGTGAAACAGCTCCGCCCGGTGATTGCAAAGATTCACGAAGCCTGCAAGGCTCTCGCAACGCTTGATGACGCGGAACTTGCTGCAAAGAGCGCTGAATTCCGTGAAAAGCTGAATAATGGAGCTACCCTCGACGATATCAAGGTTGATGCCTTTGCCGTTTGCCGCGAAGCTTGCGACCGCCGTCTCGGTATCTTCAACATCTTCAAGCCGGAATTTGGCTTTGACTTTAGCCGCCTCGGCCCGGAACTTCAGGAAGCTGTGAACAAGGCCAAGGCTGAACTCGAAAGCGGAAAGAACGAATGGGAAGTCTACCTCCCGGCTGCCCTCTACGCCAAGGTTCGCGAACTCTATCCGGATTCCGTGAAGCCGTTCCGCATGTTGCCTTTCGACGTGCAGATGATCGGTGGCCTCGTGCTCCACGAAGGTGCCATCGCCGAAATGGCAACCGGTGAAGGTAAGACGCTTGCCGCTGCTCTCCCGGTTTACTTGAACGGTCTTTCTGGCCACGGCGTGCATGTGGTGACGGTGAACGATTACCTCGCTGGCCGTGACGCTAAGCAGATGGGCATGGTCTATAAGTTCCTCGGTCTTACGGTCGGTCTCATTGTGAATGGCCTCAATCCGGAACAGCGCCGCGAAAGCTACAACTCCGACGTGACTTACGGTACCAACAACGAATTCGGTTTCGACTACCTCCGCGACAACATGGCCGTGGAACCGAACCAGCTCGTGCAGCGCGAACTCAACTTCTGTATCGTTGACGAAGTCGACTCCATCTTGATCGACGAAGCCCGTACGCCGCTCATCATCAGTGGTCCGGCCGAAGACGCTACTGAAAAGTACGCCAAGGCAAACGAAATTTCGAAGCAGCTCGTCAAGAACAAGGACTTCTCTGTCGACGAAAAGGACAAGAACATCCAGTTTACCGAAAAGGGCGTGCTCCACATCCAGGACTTGATGCACATTACGAACCTCTATGGCGAACATGCCGACTGGGTTCACTTCCTCGATAACGCTCTCCGCGCCTGGTACCTCTTTGAAAAGGATGTCGACTACATCGTTCGTGACGGCGAAATCATCATCGTCGACGAAAACACGGGCCGCTTGATGGAAGGCCGCCGCTATTCCAATGGTATCCACCAGGCTATCGAAGCCAAGGAAGGCGTGCAGATCCGTCGCGAAAACCAGACGCTTGCAACGATTACGTTCCAGAACTACTTCCGTATGTACAAGAAGCTCTCCGGTATGACCGGTACGGCTGAAACCGAAGCAACGGAATTCATCAAGATTTACAACATGAACACGTGGGTCATTCCGACGAACAAGCCGTGCATCCGTAAGGACTTGCAGGACCTCGTTTATAAGTCCGAAGATGCCAAGTGGCGCGCCATTGTTGCAGAAATCAAGGAACGCCATGCAAAGGGCCAGCCGCTCCTCGTGGGTACGGCATCCATTGAAAAGTCCGAAATCCTCCACGGCATGCTCGAAAAGGAAGGCATCCCGCACGAAGTCTTGAACGCCAAGAACCATGGCCGCGAAGCTGAAATCATCCAGTACGCAGGTCACAAGGACAAGGTGACGATTGCAACGAACATGGCTGGTCGTGGTACTGACATTGCTCTTGGACCGGGAGTGACTGAACTCGGCGGTTTGCATGTGCTCGGTACGGAACGCCATGAATCTCGCCGTATCGACAACCAGTTGCGCGGTCGTTCCGGCCGTCAGGGTGACCCGGGTTCTAGCCAGTACTTCCTCTCCCTCGATGATAACCTGATGCGTATCTTCGGTGGCGACAACGTCAAGAACCTCATGAACCGTTTTGGCGTGGGCGAAGACGAAGTGATTACCCATCCGATCGTTTCCCGCTCCATCCGTGGTGCTCAGCGCCGCGTCGAAAGCCAGAGCTTCGATATCCGTAAGCACTTGCTCGACTACGATAACGTGATGAACGAACAGCGCAAGGTGATTTACGGGCTTCGCCGCCGCATCTTGAACGGTGAAGATATCCGTGACGAAATCATGAACCGCATCGAAGACGCTTGCGATATCAAGGTTTCCAACTACATTCCAGAAAAGAGCTATGCGGAACAGTGGAACCTCGAAGGCTTGCACGAAGACCTGCAGCGCACGCTCGGCATGGAATACAACCTCTCGCTTGAAGATGCTGTCTCGAAGACGCCGGAACAGGTGCTCGATGAAATCATCGACCTCTGCAAGGTTCGTTACGACAAGCTCACGAAGATTATTCCGGATGCCGACTTCCGCAATATCGAACGCCGCTTCCTCCTCATGACGATTGACCAGGTGTGGAAGGAACACTTGTATGCTATGGACCAGCTGAAGGATGCTATCCGCTTCCACGGATACGCCCAGAAGGATCCGCTGATGGTCTACAAGAACGACGGCTTCAAGATGTTCGAAAGCTGCATGGAAAAGATTGCAACGCTTACGGCTCTCCGCATTTTGAACATTCGCATCACGCTCCCGAACGGTGTGACGGTCTCTCCGGACCAGCTCCAGCTCAAGAGCCAGGAACAGATTGATGCCGAACGTAAGGCTGCTGAAGAAGCCGCCGCTGCCGCAGGTAACGCTGGCGAAGTCAATGCTTCCGAATCCGCTGATGCACAGCCGTCTCAGGAATCTGCTGAACAGCTGAGTGCCGAAGGCGCAAAGGCCGCAGGTCTTGCCGGTCAGGCAGCTTCGTCCGAGACGAACGCCCTTTCTGAAGATCAGCAGGCTCAGCCGATGCCGCAGAGCGCACTCCCGGGCACTCGCCCGAATCGTGCTGCCGCTAACGCCGCCCTTGCTGCCGCTGTGAAGCGTGCCCAGCAGCAGGCTGGTGCAAAGCTTGGTCGTAATGACCTTTGCTGGTGCGGTTCTGGCCTCAAGTACAAGAAGTGCCACGGCAAGGACGTCGAATAA
- the tmk gene encoding dTMP kinase, protein MKTAKKFFSLEGIDGSGKSTQIDMLVRVLESEGHKVVRLREPGGAKISERIRELLLDPAFKGIMADDTELLLYNAARAQVIHEIIQPALDAGNIVIADRFAWSTFAYQGYARGLGADKVQRLTELTCGGCFPELTVVLDLTVESSRKRMAIRGGAPDRLESEKAEFFERVREGYLAAGRDYSDCVSVVDADRTPDEVHQDVLSLIKAKLK, encoded by the coding sequence ATGAAAACTGCGAAGAAATTTTTCAGCCTCGAAGGCATTGACGGTTCCGGAAAGTCTACACAAATCGACATGCTCGTCCGCGTGCTAGAATCCGAAGGCCACAAGGTCGTGAGGCTGCGTGAACCCGGCGGCGCCAAAATTTCCGAACGCATTCGCGAACTCTTGCTCGACCCCGCTTTCAAGGGCATCATGGCAGATGATACCGAACTTTTGCTGTACAATGCCGCCCGCGCCCAGGTGATTCACGAAATCATCCAACCTGCACTCGATGCCGGCAACATCGTCATCGCCGACCGTTTTGCGTGGAGCACATTTGCTTACCAAGGTTATGCCCGCGGGCTCGGTGCTGATAAAGTCCAGCGCCTCACGGAACTCACTTGTGGCGGTTGCTTCCCAGAACTCACTGTAGTTCTCGACTTGACCGTCGAATCAAGCCGCAAGCGCATGGCTATTCGCGGTGGCGCCCCTGACCGCCTCGAAAGCGAAAAGGCTGAATTCTTCGAGCGCGTCCGCGAAGGCTACCTCGCTGCAGGTCGCGATTACAGCGATTGCGTGAGCGTCGTCGATGCTGACCGCACTCCCGACGAAGTCCATCAAGATGTCCTTTCACTTATTAAAGCGAAACTGAAATGA
- a CDS encoding metallophosphoesterase translates to MIFFFILIFGVFFLFFNVRMVAPGIKGSIIAGISVILLPICFLFRTSYFASLGMSFFAVWLAEALFLYILWWIIRGIRRAIVKKPLDRRVEISVAKLLLFVSVLLTVIFRIAGAGANENFHVREFKIAVPTEKEFTAVFFSDLHIDPLFKREKMERIVHVSDSLHPDLVLFGGDFSDVVDSTLSAWEYDFLVQKLAATAKMAAIAIDGNHEGFLEREGSDFKKWMQDNGFVVLEDSTVCTPFACITGRVDHSVAKMREVERKPLFDLRPTAEESKLPWLLLDHQPRGIEEDHPGRRPDFAMSGHTHNGQFFPGTLIIDWVWHLAYGLGELDQVKWLVSSGVDSWGPPVRIGSDTELLFLRFVPDRL, encoded by the coding sequence ATGATCTTTTTCTTCATACTCATCTTCGGCGTATTCTTCCTGTTCTTTAATGTCAGGATGGTAGCGCCTGGAATCAAGGGAAGCATCATTGCCGGTATCTCGGTAATCCTCCTCCCCATCTGCTTTTTATTTAGAACAAGTTATTTTGCTTCGCTTGGCATGTCCTTCTTTGCTGTCTGGCTTGCCGAAGCGCTCTTCCTTTATATCCTCTGGTGGATTATCCGTGGTATCCGCCGCGCTATCGTCAAGAAACCTCTCGACCGCCGTGTTGAAATTTCTGTAGCGAAGCTTTTGCTCTTTGTCTCCGTGCTACTCACGGTCATTTTCCGCATTGCAGGCGCTGGCGCAAACGAGAACTTCCATGTTCGCGAGTTCAAGATTGCCGTCCCGACCGAAAAGGAATTTACGGCAGTCTTCTTTAGCGACCTCCACATCGACCCGCTTTTCAAACGTGAAAAGATGGAACGCATCGTTCATGTGAGCGATAGCCTCCACCCAGACTTGGTGCTGTTTGGCGGTGACTTTTCGGATGTCGTGGATTCGACACTCTCTGCCTGGGAATACGACTTCCTGGTGCAAAAGCTTGCCGCAACCGCGAAGATGGCAGCTATTGCCATCGACGGGAATCACGAAGGGTTCCTCGAACGCGAAGGCAGTGACTTTAAAAAGTGGATGCAGGATAACGGCTTTGTCGTGCTTGAAGATTCTACCGTCTGCACGCCATTTGCCTGCATTACCGGCCGTGTAGACCATAGCGTTGCCAAGATGCGCGAAGTCGAACGCAAACCGCTTTTTGACTTGCGCCCTACAGCCGAAGAATCTAAACTCCCCTGGCTCCTCCTTGACCACCAGCCGCGTGGCATCGAAGAAGACCATCCCGGCCGTCGTCCCGACTTTGCCATGTCCGGTCACACGCACAATGGCCAGTTCTTCCCGGGGACGCTCATTATCGACTGGGTCTGGCACCTTGCTTACGGTCTTGGCGAACTAGATCAGGTCAAGTGGCTCGTCTCTAGCGGTGTCGATTCCTGGGGCCCACCGGTACGTATCGGTAGCGATACCGAGCTCTTGTTCCTCCGTTTTGTACCCGACCGGCTGTAA
- a CDS encoding nucleotidyltransferase domain-containing protein: MTLCLETDQLETVQRILGLHFEGFEVWAYGTRVTGVDLTPDTDLELVVISDSPISLDDMTSVEKAFVESGLPFRVDIVDWSKLPESLQKQIKKEHFVIQEAADSFQ; this comes from the coding sequence ATGACTCTTTGCTTAGAAACGGATCAGTTGGAAACCGTACAGAGAATACTTGGCCTCCATTTTGAGGGCTTTGAAGTTTGGGCGTACGGCACGCGTGTCACGGGCGTAGATTTGACCCCGGATACGGATTTGGAATTGGTTGTCATCTCGGATTCCCCTATATCTCTTGATGACATGACTTCGGTGGAAAAGGCTTTTGTCGAAAGCGGTCTTCCGTTCCGTGTTGATATTGTCGACTGGTCCAAGCTTCCCGAATCTCTTCAAAAGCAAATCAAGAAAGAACATTTTGTC